One window of the Archangium primigenium genome contains the following:
- a CDS encoding type II secretion system F family protein, with the protein MAATATTKSTAQKSKNTAQFLWEAKTKSGETKKGEMEASDLEAVNARLKSLGLNPVKVRRKGLLDSDLNLSLGTGVTGKDILIFTRQFATMIDAGLPLVQCLDILGSQMDNPAFRKVVFAIKNKVEQGSTFADALGDHPKVFDELFVQLCAAGEVGGILDNILNRLAAYREKNEKLKRKVKSAMTYPVIVLCVAFGVTALLLLKVTPVFAKMFSDFGQALPAPTQFVVDMSAWAQAYALYVFIGVGIFVGLFSWTYNQPQGRRFLDKAFLLAPIFGPVIRKVAVARFTRTLGTMISSGVPILDALDVTAKTAGNRSVEEAIYYVRGKIAEGKNIAGPLLETKVFPPMVVQMIGVGEATGAMDTMLNKIADFYDDEVDTAVAGLTAMIEPLMMVFLGGVVGGFLISMYLPIFQIAGAVK; encoded by the coding sequence ATGGCTGCAACGGCAACCACGAAATCCACTGCTCAGAAGTCGAAGAACACGGCCCAGTTTCTCTGGGAGGCCAAGACCAAGTCTGGCGAGACCAAGAAGGGCGAAATGGAGGCCTCGGATCTCGAGGCCGTCAACGCCCGGCTCAAGTCGCTCGGTCTCAATCCGGTCAAGGTCCGCCGCAAGGGCCTGCTCGACTCCGACCTGAACCTCTCGCTCGGCACGGGCGTGACGGGCAAGGACATCCTCATCTTCACCCGGCAGTTCGCCACGATGATCGACGCCGGCCTGCCGCTGGTGCAGTGCCTCGACATCCTCGGCAGCCAGATGGACAACCCGGCCTTCCGCAAGGTCGTGTTCGCCATCAAGAACAAGGTGGAGCAGGGCTCCACCTTCGCCGACGCCCTGGGAGACCATCCCAAGGTGTTCGACGAGCTCTTCGTGCAGCTGTGCGCGGCGGGTGAGGTCGGCGGTATTCTCGACAACATCCTCAACCGGCTCGCGGCCTACCGCGAGAAGAACGAGAAGCTCAAGCGCAAGGTCAAGAGCGCCATGACCTACCCGGTCATCGTTCTGTGCGTGGCCTTCGGCGTGACGGCGCTGCTGCTCCTCAAGGTGACGCCGGTGTTCGCCAAGATGTTCTCGGACTTCGGTCAGGCGCTGCCGGCGCCCACCCAGTTCGTGGTGGACATGTCGGCGTGGGCCCAGGCCTATGCCCTCTACGTCTTCATCGGCGTGGGCATCTTCGTGGGTCTGTTCTCCTGGACCTACAACCAGCCCCAGGGCCGGCGCTTCCTCGACAAGGCCTTCCTGCTGGCGCCCATCTTCGGGCCCGTCATCCGCAAGGTGGCCGTGGCGCGCTTCACCCGCACGCTCGGCACGATGATCTCCTCGGGCGTGCCCATCCTGGACGCCCTGGACGTGACGGCGAAGACGGCCGGCAACCGCTCGGTGGAAGAGGCCATCTACTACGTGCGTGGGAAGATCGCCGAGGGCAAGAACATCGCGGGTCCGCTCTTGGAGACCAAGGTGTTCCCCCCCATGGTGGTGCAGATGATCGGCGTGGGTGAGGCCACGGGCGCCATGGACACCATGCTCAACAAGATCGCCGACTTCTACGACGACGAGGTCGACACGGCCGTGGCGGGTCTCACGGCGATGATCGAACCGTTGATGATGGTGTTCCTCGGCGGCGTGGTCGGTGGCTTCCTCATCTCCATGTACCTGCCCATCTTCCAGATCGCCGGTGCCGTTAAGTAG
- a CDS encoding two-component system sensor histidine kinase NtrB produces MWLAVFRTVAVSLSLVAVAVRLFLQPLAEPSGADKLTFTVIGLVYLFTLVCGLMLRGGWAVRLAAVVQVVGDLLVASVLVLLTGVGDSPLTFLYLLAVIGASIVLDGRGALVAAGASALAYSLLLVAVRARWLEAPSGMGNLSQQRLLFLVGSNLLALVLIAVLAGYLTRQLSDTGGRLSEREADLKNLDLLQRQILACMPSGLITCDARGRVTFVNRAAHAILGLEGAAPFLDTPVESLLPGALGTDVHQRRRELSVQTRAGPRTLGLTVTGLEGTGGGTLVVFQDLTELRRIENDLRRADQLASLGTLSAQLAHEIRNPLAAMRGSAQLLVQAPDVDPTSARLVDILLRESDRLSKLVDDFLRFARPPPPLKRELDLAVLARETVEMLRADPLAGQVRLEQALTPLRVSVDADQIRQVLINLLRNAFQAAGPGGRVRVELREADGQGRLSVWDSAGSIPEAHLSRIFEPFFSTREGGTGLGLSTAHSLVRAHGGTLRVSSSPRDGTEFLIHLPPRG; encoded by the coding sequence GTGTGGCTCGCCGTGTTCCGCACGGTGGCCGTCAGCCTGTCGCTGGTCGCCGTCGCGGTGCGCCTGTTCCTGCAGCCGCTGGCGGAGCCCAGCGGCGCGGACAAGCTGACCTTCACCGTCATCGGGCTCGTCTACCTCTTCACGCTCGTCTGCGGCCTGATGCTGCGCGGCGGCTGGGCGGTGCGCCTCGCGGCGGTGGTGCAGGTGGTGGGCGACCTGCTCGTCGCCTCGGTGCTCGTCCTGCTCACGGGCGTGGGCGACAGTCCCCTGACCTTCCTCTACCTGCTGGCCGTCATCGGCGCGAGCATCGTGCTCGATGGCCGCGGTGCCCTGGTGGCCGCCGGCGCGAGCGCGCTCGCCTATTCCCTCCTGCTGGTGGCCGTGCGGGCGCGTTGGCTCGAGGCCCCCTCGGGCATGGGCAACCTCAGCCAGCAGCGGCTGCTCTTCCTGGTGGGCAGCAACCTCTTGGCGCTCGTGCTCATCGCGGTGCTGGCGGGCTACCTGACCCGGCAGCTCTCGGACACGGGCGGCCGGCTGTCCGAGCGCGAGGCGGACCTCAAGAACCTGGACCTGTTGCAGCGGCAGATCCTCGCCTGCATGCCCTCGGGGCTCATCACCTGCGATGCCCGGGGCCGCGTCACCTTCGTCAACCGCGCCGCCCACGCCATCCTCGGCCTGGAGGGCGCGGCGCCCTTCCTCGACACCCCCGTGGAGTCCCTGCTGCCCGGGGCCCTGGGCACGGATGTCCACCAGCGCCGCCGCGAGCTGTCCGTGCAGACGCGCGCGGGCCCCCGCACGCTCGGGCTGACGGTGACGGGCCTGGAGGGCACCGGGGGCGGCACGCTCGTCGTCTTCCAGGACCTGACCGAGCTGCGCCGCATCGAGAATGACCTGCGGCGCGCGGACCAGCTCGCCTCGCTCGGGACGCTGTCCGCGCAGCTCGCGCATGAAATCCGCAACCCCCTGGCCGCCATGCGGGGCTCGGCGCAACTGCTCGTCCAGGCGCCGGACGTGGACCCCACCTCGGCGCGGCTCGTGGACATCCTGCTGCGCGAGTCGGATCGGCTCTCCAAGCTGGTGGACGACTTCCTGCGCTTCGCCCGTCCGCCCCCGCCGCTCAAGCGGGAGCTGGACCTGGCGGTCCTCGCGCGGGAGACGGTGGAGATGCTGCGGGCGGATCCGCTCGCCGGCCAGGTCCGCCTGGAGCAGGCCCTGACGCCCCTGCGGGTGAGCGTGGACGCGGATCAGATCCGCCAGGTGCTCATCAACCTCTTGCGCAATGCCTTCCAGGCCGCGGGGCCCGGGGGGCGCGTGCGGGTGGAGCTGCGCGAGGCGGACGGGCAGGGGCGGCTGAGCGTCTGGGACTCGGCGGGGAGCATCCCCGAGGCTCATTTGTCGCGCATCTTCGAGCCGTTCTTCAGCACGCGCGAGGGAGGGACCGGGTTAGGGTTGTCCACGGCGCATTCCCTCGTGCGCGCGCATGGCGGAACCCTTCGGGTCTCGTCCTCGCCGCGGGACGGGACGGAGTTCCTCATCCATCTGCCCCCGCGGGGATGA
- a CDS encoding PilT/PilU family type 4a pilus ATPase produces MNLHQLLKAMVEKGASDLHITTGSPPQLRVDGELVPLKTAQLSPAETKQLCYSILTDVQKHKFEEENELDLSFGVKGLSRFRANVYMQRGAVAGAFRTIPFKILTFQELGLPPVVAELVKRPRGLILVTGPTGSGKSTTLASMVDKINTDRHEHIMTIEDPIEYLHPHKNCLVNQREVGADTRSFKTALKYILRQDPDVVLVGELRDLETIEAALVIAETGHTCYATLHTNSAVQTINRVLDVFPPYQQPQVRAQLSFVLEGVMSQSLIAKAGSPGRVLALEVMIPNPAIRNLIREDKVHQVYSSMQVGQAKFGMQTFNQALAALLMRRLITQDEAFGRSNDPDELRNLLAGSGPGGLPGQRPAGPPGR; encoded by the coding sequence GTGAACCTGCATCAGCTGCTCAAGGCGATGGTCGAGAAGGGTGCTTCCGACCTCCACATCACCACCGGCTCCCCGCCCCAGCTGCGCGTGGACGGCGAACTGGTGCCGCTCAAGACGGCCCAGCTGTCTCCCGCGGAGACCAAGCAGCTCTGCTACTCCATCCTCACGGACGTGCAGAAGCACAAGTTCGAGGAGGAGAACGAGCTCGACCTGTCCTTCGGCGTCAAGGGCCTGTCGCGCTTTCGCGCCAACGTCTACATGCAGCGCGGCGCGGTGGCGGGCGCCTTTCGCACCATTCCCTTCAAGATCCTCACCTTCCAGGAGCTGGGTCTGCCCCCGGTGGTGGCCGAGCTGGTCAAGCGCCCGCGCGGCCTCATCCTGGTGACGGGTCCCACGGGCTCGGGCAAGAGCACCACGCTCGCGTCCATGGTGGACAAGATCAACACGGATCGTCACGAGCACATCATGACGATCGAGGATCCGATCGAGTACCTGCACCCGCACAAGAACTGCCTCGTCAACCAGCGCGAGGTGGGCGCGGACACGCGCAGCTTCAAGACGGCGCTCAAGTACATCCTGCGCCAGGACCCGGACGTGGTGCTGGTGGGTGAGTTGCGCGACCTGGAGACGATCGAGGCCGCGCTCGTCATCGCCGAGACGGGCCACACCTGCTACGCCACGCTGCACACCAACAGCGCGGTGCAGACCATCAACCGGGTGCTGGACGTGTTCCCGCCCTACCAGCAGCCCCAGGTGCGCGCCCAGCTGTCCTTCGTGCTCGAGGGCGTGATGAGCCAGTCGCTCATCGCCAAGGCGGGCTCGCCGGGCCGCGTGCTGGCGCTCGAGGTGATGATCCCCAACCCCGCCATCCGCAACCTCATCCGCGAGGACAAGGTGCACCAGGTGTACTCGTCCATGCAGGTGGGCCAGGCGAAGTTCGGCATGCAGACCTTCAACCAGGCCCTGGCGGCGCTGCTCATGCGCCGGCTCATCACCCAGGACGAGGCCTTCGGTCGCTCGAACGACCCGGATGAGCTGCGCAACCTCCTCGCCGGAAGCGGGCCTGGCGGCTTGCCCGGCCAGCGGCCCGCCGGTCCCCCCGGGCGCTAA
- the pilB gene encoding type IV-A pilus assembly ATPase PilB: MSGRLGELLVRENLISVQQLRKAQEEQQKTGTRIGTALIKTGAIEESKLTDFLSKQYGVPAINLKDFDIDAEIIKLVPKEVAEKHLVIPVNRAGPSLIVAMCDPSNIYAVDDLKFLTGYNVEPVVASEISIREAIERYYAEKGPDMDALVADMADDIEVAKEEEEGNVEEMARAADDAPVVKLVNLILQDSIKKRASDIHVEPYEKDFRVRFRIDGSLYDVMRPPMKLKNAITSRLKIMANLDISERRLPQDGRIKIKLGGGKEMDFRVSVCPTLFGEKVVLRLLDKSNLQLDMTKLGFDAQPLAWFKEAIDRPYGMVLVTGPTGSGKTTTLYSALSSLNQVDTNIATAEDPVEFNFGGINQVQMHEDIGLNFAAALRSFLRQDPDIIMIGEIRDFETGEIAVKAALTGHLVLSTLHTNDAPGTVSRLLNMGIEPFLVTASLNLILAQRLARRLCPACKRPAEKVDEQALLDAGVPAEKLGAFTLYEKVGCRECNDRGYRGRVAIYEVMPFWDGLKELVINGASAAELKAEAIRLGMSSLRMSALAKMMDGVTTLDEVVANTAPDNF, translated from the coding sequence ATGTCCGGTCGACTTGGTGAACTGCTGGTTCGTGAGAACCTCATTTCGGTCCAGCAGTTGCGCAAGGCCCAGGAAGAGCAGCAGAAGACGGGCACGCGCATTGGCACGGCCCTGATCAAGACGGGCGCCATCGAGGAGTCCAAGCTCACCGACTTCCTCTCCAAGCAGTACGGTGTGCCCGCGATCAACCTGAAGGACTTCGACATCGACGCGGAGATCATCAAGCTCGTGCCCAAGGAAGTGGCCGAGAAGCACCTGGTGATCCCGGTCAACCGCGCGGGCCCCTCGCTCATCGTGGCCATGTGCGATCCGTCCAACATCTACGCGGTGGACGACCTGAAGTTCCTCACCGGCTACAACGTGGAGCCGGTGGTGGCCTCGGAGATCTCCATCCGCGAGGCCATCGAGCGCTACTACGCCGAGAAGGGCCCGGACATGGACGCGCTCGTGGCGGACATGGCCGACGACATCGAGGTGGCCAAGGAGGAGGAGGAGGGCAACGTCGAGGAGATGGCCCGCGCCGCGGACGACGCGCCCGTGGTGAAGCTCGTGAACCTCATCCTCCAGGACTCCATCAAGAAGCGCGCCTCGGACATCCACGTGGAGCCCTACGAGAAGGACTTCCGGGTGCGCTTCCGGATCGACGGCTCGCTCTACGACGTGATGCGTCCGCCGATGAAGCTCAAGAACGCCATCACCAGCCGTCTGAAGATCATGGCGAACCTGGACATCTCCGAGCGCCGTCTGCCCCAGGACGGCCGCATCAAGATCAAGCTCGGCGGTGGCAAGGAGATGGACTTCCGCGTGAGCGTGTGCCCCACGCTCTTCGGCGAGAAGGTGGTGCTCCGCCTCCTGGACAAGTCCAACCTCCAGCTGGACATGACCAAGCTCGGCTTCGACGCGCAGCCGCTCGCCTGGTTCAAGGAGGCCATCGACCGGCCCTACGGCATGGTGCTGGTGACGGGTCCCACGGGCTCGGGCAAGACGACGACGCTCTACTCGGCGCTCTCCTCGCTCAACCAGGTGGACACCAACATCGCCACCGCCGAGGACCCGGTGGAGTTCAACTTCGGCGGCATCAACCAGGTGCAGATGCACGAGGACATCGGCCTGAACTTCGCCGCCGCCCTGCGCTCCTTCCTGCGCCAGGACCCGGACATCATCATGATCGGTGAGATCCGCGACTTCGAGACGGGCGAAATCGCGGTGAAGGCGGCGCTCACGGGCCACCTGGTGCTCTCCACGCTGCACACCAACGACGCGCCGGGCACGGTGAGCCGTCTGCTCAACATGGGCATCGAGCCCTTCCTCGTGACGGCCTCGCTCAACCTCATCCTCGCCCAGCGTCTGGCGCGCCGCCTGTGCCCCGCGTGCAAGCGGCCCGCGGAGAAGGTGGACGAGCAGGCCCTGCTCGACGCCGGCGTGCCGGCCGAGAAGCTCGGCGCCTTCACCCTGTACGAGAAGGTCGGCTGCCGCGAGTGCAATGACCGTGGCTACCGCGGCCGCGTGGCCATCTACGAGGTCATGCCCTTCTGGGATGGCCTCAAGGAGCTGGTCATCAACGGCGCGTCCGCCGCCGAGCTCAAGGCCGAGGCCATCCGCCTGGGCATGAGCTCGCTGCGCATGTCGGCCCTGGCCAAGATGATGGACGGCGTCACCACGCTGGACGAAGTGGTGGCCAACACGGCCCCCGACAACTTCTGA